A region of uncultured Draconibacterium sp. DNA encodes the following proteins:
- the rpmF gene encoding 50S ribosomal protein L32, whose protein sequence is MAHPKHKTSKARRDKRRTHYKAVAPTLATCSNCGTTVKYHTVCPECGYYRGKQVIEKEIAL, encoded by the coding sequence ATGGCACATCCAAAGCATAAAACATCGAAAGCTAGAAGGGATAAAAGACGTACGCATTACAAAGCAGTTGCACCTACTCTGGCTACTTGCTCAAACTGTGGAACAACTGTAAAATACCACACAGTATGTCCTGAATGTGGTTACTACAGAGGAAAACAAGTAATTGAAAAAGAAATTGCATTATAG
- a CDS encoding ThuA domain-containing protein, which translates to MLRKSRRDFIKASALTGAGLLFLTPKSYAWEKMQNDNTLKGKKVLYVYGGWSGHEPKQSVDVFVPWLKSEGAELTVSDSLDSYLDEELMGSVDLIVQAWTMGTITNEQEKGLLKAIGNGAGLAGWHGGIGDSFRNNTEYQFMVGGQWVAHPGGVIDYSVQITDKNDPVTKGLSDFRMHSEQYYMHIDPNVKVLATTEFTAEHSSWIEECVMPVVWKKYYGSGRVFYSSLGHVMTDFEVPEALEIMKRGIRWAAESKYAPKEKWVSPVYK; encoded by the coding sequence ATGTTAAGAAAGAGTAGAAGGGATTTTATAAAAGCCTCCGCTTTGACCGGAGCAGGTTTACTATTTTTAACGCCCAAAAGTTACGCCTGGGAGAAAATGCAAAATGATAACACATTGAAAGGAAAGAAAGTACTTTATGTTTATGGTGGCTGGAGTGGTCATGAGCCAAAACAATCGGTTGACGTATTTGTGCCGTGGCTAAAATCTGAAGGTGCAGAGCTTACGGTTTCTGACAGCCTGGATAGCTACCTGGATGAAGAATTAATGGGGTCTGTAGATTTGATTGTTCAAGCCTGGACGATGGGAACCATCACAAACGAGCAGGAAAAAGGCCTTTTAAAAGCCATTGGAAACGGAGCCGGGTTGGCCGGTTGGCATGGCGGTATTGGCGATTCGTTCCGAAATAATACCGAATACCAGTTTATGGTTGGCGGGCAGTGGGTCGCACATCCCGGTGGAGTTATTGATTATTCAGTACAAATTACCGATAAGAACGATCCTGTAACAAAAGGATTAAGCGATTTTCGCATGCATTCAGAGCAGTACTACATGCACATCGATCCGAATGTAAAAGTGCTGGCAACAACCGAATTTACCGCTGAACATTCGTCGTGGATTGAAGAGTGTGTAATGCCGGTGGTTTGGAAAAAATACTATGGTAGCGGACGTGTATTTTACAGCTCGTTGGGGCACGTTATGACTGATTTTGAAGTGCCGGAAGCACTGGAAATTATGAAACGCGGAATCCGTTGGGCAGCAGAAAGTAAATATGCTCCAAAAGAAAAGTGGGTGAGTCCGGTTTATAAATAA
- the atpE gene encoding ATP synthase F0 subunit C, whose protein sequence is MLSAILTVLLQAAAGASVGKMGAAIGAGLAAIGAGMGIGKIGASAMEAIARQPEASGDIRSNMIVSAALIEGVAFFAVIVCILIVFV, encoded by the coding sequence ATGTTATCAGCTATTTTAACAGTATTGCTACAAGCGGCCGCCGGTGCGTCGGTTGGAAAAATGGGAGCAGCAATTGGTGCAGGTTTAGCAGCAATTGGAGCTGGTATGGGTATCGGTAAAATCGGTGCCAGTGCCATGGAAGCTATTGCCCGTCAACCAGAGGCAAGCGGCGACATCAGATCAAACATGATTGTGTCTGCAGCACTTATCGAAGGTGTGGCATTCTTCGCAGTTATTGTTTGTATTCTAATCGTTTTTGTATAG
- a CDS encoding beta-ketoacyl-ACP synthase III: protein MANIRAAITGVGAYLPEYRLTNEEISKMVDTTDEWIMQRIGIKERRILKEEGKATSDMGARAVENLLEKTGTAPEEVDMLICATITPDMNLPATANIIAHKTNIHNAWSFDLNAACSGFIFSLSTATQFIESGRYKKVVIVAAEKMSSIINYEDRTTCPLFGDGAAAVLVEPSTEDVGVIDYINRVDGLGRHHLHIKAGGSLKPASEETVKNKEHYLYQEGQAVFKAAVSSMADVAVEIMEKHNISSEDVAWLVPHQANMRIIEATARRMGISKDQVMINIRKYGNTTAATIPLCLWDYEKQLKKGDNIILAAFGAGFTWGSTYLRWAYDPK, encoded by the coding sequence ATGGCTAACATCAGGGCAGCAATTACAGGAGTTGGAGCCTATCTCCCGGAATACCGGTTAACAAACGAAGAAATCAGCAAAATGGTTGACACGACTGACGAGTGGATCATGCAGCGAATCGGGATCAAAGAGCGAAGGATTTTAAAGGAAGAAGGAAAAGCAACCAGTGACATGGGAGCAAGGGCAGTGGAGAATTTGCTGGAAAAAACCGGCACAGCACCCGAAGAAGTTGACATGTTGATTTGTGCTACCATTACACCCGACATGAACCTTCCGGCAACAGCCAATATTATTGCTCACAAAACAAATATTCACAACGCCTGGAGTTTCGATTTAAATGCTGCATGCTCAGGATTTATTTTTTCGCTGTCAACAGCAACACAGTTTATCGAATCGGGCCGCTATAAGAAAGTAGTAATAGTTGCCGCCGAAAAAATGTCGTCTATTATAAATTACGAGGATCGTACCACCTGCCCGCTTTTTGGCGATGGTGCAGCTGCCGTATTGGTTGAACCAAGTACCGAAGATGTTGGTGTTATCGACTACATTAACCGCGTTGACGGTTTGGGACGTCATCACCTGCACATAAAAGCAGGCGGATCGTTAAAACCGGCCTCGGAGGAAACCGTAAAAAACAAAGAACACTATTTATACCAGGAAGGACAAGCTGTTTTTAAAGCTGCCGTATCGAGCATGGCCGACGTGGCAGTTGAAATTATGGAAAAGCACAACATCAGTTCCGAAGATGTTGCGTGGCTTGTTCCGCATCAGGCCAACATGCGCATTATTGAAGCTACTGCCCGCCGAATGGGAATCAGCAAAGACCAGGTAATGATTAATATCCGCAAATACGGGAATACCACGGCGGCTACAATCCCGCTTTGTTTGTGGGATTACGAAAAACAACTGAAAAAAGGCGACAACATTATTCTCGCTGCTTTTGGTGCCGGATTTACCTGGGGAAGCACTTATTTAAGATGGGCTTACGATCCGAAATAA
- the atpG gene encoding ATP synthase F1 subunit gamma, translated as MAGLKEIRTRIASVKTTRQVTSAMKMVSAAKLKKAQDAILQIRPYAEKLHEILTSLSASLENVEDSVYTQTREPKKVLLILVSSNRGLCGGFNSNISKKAVEVANTKYAQQLQLGNLEFMCIGKQGARQLKHRGYNVIADQNELFDALTFENVSRVAEECMKSFADKHYDRIELVYNQFKNAAVQVQAAEQFLPVEMEEGEDNGNYDFIYEPSKEHIIQELIPRSLKIQFYKALLDSNAAEHGARMTAMHQATDNATDLIGSLTLEYNKARQAAITGEILEIVSGAEALNG; from the coding sequence ATGGCTGGATTAAAAGAAATACGCACCCGAATAGCATCGGTAAAAACCACACGGCAGGTAACCAGTGCCATGAAAATGGTTTCGGCTGCCAAGTTAAAAAAAGCGCAGGATGCCATTCTTCAGATCAGACCGTACGCAGAAAAACTGCACGAGATTCTTACTTCGCTGAGTGCCAGCCTCGAAAATGTTGAAGATTCGGTTTATACGCAAACACGCGAACCTAAAAAGGTGCTTTTGATCCTGGTGTCTTCAAACCGCGGTTTATGTGGTGGTTTTAACAGCAACATCTCCAAAAAAGCAGTTGAGGTAGCCAACACAAAATATGCACAACAATTGCAATTGGGCAACCTTGAATTTATGTGCATCGGAAAACAGGGAGCACGCCAGTTAAAACACCGTGGGTACAATGTAATAGCCGACCAGAATGAATTGTTCGACGCGCTTACTTTTGAAAATGTTTCGAGAGTTGCCGAAGAATGTATGAAATCGTTTGCCGACAAACATTACGACCGCATTGAGCTGGTATACAACCAGTTTAAAAATGCAGCCGTTCAGGTTCAGGCTGCCGAACAGTTTCTCCCGGTTGAAATGGAAGAAGGCGAAGATAATGGCAACTACGATTTTATTTACGAACCATCGAAAGAGCATATTATACAGGAGCTTATTCCGCGTTCGTTAAAAATTCAGTTTTACAAAGCTTTACTTGATTCGAATGCTGCCGAACACGGCGCCCGAATGACGGCTATGCACCAGGCAACTGATAATGCCACCGATCTTATCGGATCGCTTACTTTGGAATACAACAAAGCACGCCAGGCAGCCATTACAGGAGAAATTCTGGAAATTGTAAGTGGTGCCGAAGCATTAAACGGATAA
- the atpB gene encoding F0F1 ATP synthase subunit A: MLKLTKAVFIFFAFSLLSYGQLRAQQGHEEEKTHATESHSEEIEAHASDAHAEEGFNAGEFVIDHVSDSYDWHITSFGDKHISIPLPIIVYSKQPELHDGQAFHVFMSSKFHHGHSAYKGFRISESEEFKGKVVELDAAGHELGTPIDISITKTIAGILASVVILLWLVFATARLTKKNKGKAPTGVQNVLEPIIFFIRDEVAKPAIGEHKYEKFMPFLLTLFFFILINNFMGLIPIPPFGANVTGNIGVTMVLALFTFAVTTINGNKHYWKEIYNPDVPWWLKFPIPLMPIVELSGVITKPFVLMVRLFANMMAGHLIVMVFVSLIFVFGSLFGPAVGLGASPISILFSVFILLLDVLVSFIQAYVFTLLSALYFGMATSEHH, from the coding sequence ATGCTTAAGCTTACTAAAGCCGTCTTTATATTCTTTGCCTTTTCGTTATTAAGTTATGGCCAGCTTCGGGCTCAACAAGGGCACGAGGAAGAAAAGACACACGCAACAGAAAGTCATTCAGAAGAAATCGAAGCACATGCTTCAGACGCACACGCTGAAGAAGGATTTAACGCCGGAGAATTTGTAATCGACCATGTTTCCGATTCGTACGACTGGCACATTACATCGTTTGGCGATAAACACATTAGTATTCCGCTTCCGATAATTGTTTACAGCAAACAGCCGGAATTACACGACGGACAAGCATTTCATGTTTTTATGTCGTCGAAATTTCATCACGGGCACAGTGCTTACAAAGGTTTTCGCATTTCGGAAAGCGAGGAATTTAAAGGCAAAGTAGTTGAGCTGGATGCCGCAGGGCACGAACTTGGAACACCCATCGATATTTCAATAACAAAAACAATTGCCGGTATTTTGGCATCGGTAGTTATTTTATTGTGGCTGGTTTTTGCAACAGCAAGGCTGACGAAAAAAAACAAAGGAAAAGCTCCAACAGGCGTTCAAAATGTCCTGGAACCGATCATCTTTTTTATTCGCGACGAAGTAGCAAAACCTGCCATTGGCGAACACAAATACGAAAAGTTCATGCCATTTTTATTAACCCTTTTCTTTTTTATCCTGATCAACAACTTTATGGGATTGATACCAATTCCGCCATTTGGAGCCAACGTTACAGGAAACATCGGGGTTACAATGGTACTGGCCTTGTTCACTTTTGCAGTAACAACAATTAATGGTAACAAACATTACTGGAAAGAAATTTACAACCCGGACGTACCGTGGTGGTTAAAATTCCCAATCCCGTTAATGCCTATCGTTGAACTTTCGGGTGTAATTACAAAGCCATTTGTACTGATGGTCCGACTTTTTGCCAACATGATGGCAGGTCACCTTATTGTAATGGTATTTGTGAGCCTTATTTTTGTATTCGGCAGTCTGTTTGGCCCGGCAGTTGGATTAGGAGCAAGTCCGATCTCCATCCTGTTCTCGGTTTTCATTCTGCTGCTCGATGTTTTGGTATCATTTATTCAAGCGTATGTTTTTACTCTGTTGTCGGCACTCTATTTCGGAATGGCGACTTCAGAACATCATTAA
- a CDS encoding F0F1 ATP synthase subunit B → MGLVMPNPGTIVWMLIIFGVVLFVLKKFAWKPILTALKEREESIATALNSAEEAKKEVAGLKADNEKIIAEARREKEAILKEAKELKDKIVAEAKDKASEEAQKAIVQARQQIEAEKTAAINDIKKQVAELSVSIAEKVIRKELSNKGEQEKMVDGLIDDIKLN, encoded by the coding sequence ATGGGATTAGTAATGCCGAATCCGGGCACCATTGTTTGGATGCTCATCATTTTTGGAGTCGTACTTTTTGTATTAAAGAAGTTTGCGTGGAAGCCAATTCTTACTGCATTAAAAGAGCGTGAAGAATCTATTGCAACTGCTTTAAACTCGGCCGAAGAAGCCAAGAAAGAAGTAGCCGGGCTAAAAGCCGATAATGAAAAAATTATTGCTGAAGCACGCCGCGAAAAAGAAGCGATTCTGAAAGAGGCCAAAGAATTAAAAGATAAAATTGTTGCCGAAGCCAAGGATAAAGCCTCTGAAGAAGCACAAAAAGCCATTGTTCAGGCACGTCAGCAAATAGAGGCTGAAAAAACAGCTGCCATTAACGATATCAAAAAACAAGTGGCAGAACTTTCGGTTAGTATTGCTGAAAAAGTGATTCGCAAAGAATTAAGCAACAAAGGCGAACAGGAAAAAATGGTTGACGGATTAATCGACGACATCAAGCTGAATTAA
- a CDS encoding NCS2 family permease, protein MIDKFFNISGRGSSFKKEIIGGATTFLTMAYIIFVNPSILGDAGMDRNALITVTIVASLIGTLLAGVWAKVPYAMAPGMGLNAFFTYTLVLGAGVEWQTALGVVFISGVIFLALTVTGIRTKIIHTIPLALRLATGAGIGLFISFIGFKNMGLVVANPATYVGLGEFTPTLLIGLGGLLITAILEVKKVRGGIFYGIIITTIIAIVAGEVQAPESFVSMPPTMSPLLLKLDILSALSLGLIGAIFSFMFVDLFDSVGTIVACSYEAGFVDKDGKVENVDRILEADAIATVAGTLLGTSTTTTYIESASGIANGAKTGFASVITAALFFLALFFAPLIGIVPSYATAPALVIVGVYMFKNIKQIDFADFSEAIPAFLTIILMPLTYSISIGLSFGFISYVVLKAVAGKYKEVSWLMWVIAVLSVINLWFGV, encoded by the coding sequence ATGATCGATAAATTTTTTAATATCAGCGGCCGTGGTTCTTCTTTCAAAAAGGAGATCATTGGTGGGGCAACCACCTTTTTAACTATGGCCTACATCATTTTTGTAAACCCATCGATTTTGGGCGATGCAGGAATGGATAGAAATGCACTGATCACAGTTACGATTGTAGCCTCTCTTATTGGTACGCTTTTGGCCGGTGTTTGGGCCAAAGTACCTTATGCAATGGCACCCGGAATGGGTTTGAATGCCTTTTTTACTTACACACTTGTTTTAGGAGCCGGTGTTGAGTGGCAAACTGCTCTTGGAGTGGTATTCATTTCAGGTGTGATATTTTTGGCGCTTACTGTTACCGGTATTCGAACAAAAATTATTCATACCATCCCTCTGGCTTTGCGACTGGCAACCGGAGCTGGTATTGGATTGTTTATCTCGTTCATCGGCTTTAAAAACATGGGATTGGTTGTTGCCAACCCTGCAACATATGTTGGTTTAGGCGAATTTACTCCAACCCTGTTGATTGGTTTAGGCGGTTTACTTATAACTGCCATTCTGGAAGTGAAAAAAGTACGTGGCGGAATCTTCTACGGAATTATTATTACAACTATAATTGCAATAGTTGCCGGAGAAGTTCAGGCACCGGAGTCGTTTGTTTCTATGCCTCCAACTATGAGCCCGCTTTTACTGAAACTGGATATTCTTTCGGCGCTTAGCCTTGGATTGATCGGTGCGATTTTCTCGTTTATGTTTGTCGATCTTTTTGATTCGGTTGGAACAATTGTAGCGTGTTCGTACGAAGCCGGTTTTGTTGATAAAGATGGTAAAGTGGAAAATGTTGACCGCATTCTGGAAGCTGACGCGATTGCAACCGTTGCCGGTACGCTATTAGGAACAAGTACAACAACTACTTACATCGAATCTGCTTCGGGAATTGCAAATGGTGCTAAAACAGGTTTTGCTTCAGTTATTACAGCTGCCTTATTCTTTTTGGCGCTGTTCTTTGCTCCGCTTATCGGTATTGTACCAAGCTACGCAACCGCACCTGCATTGGTAATCGTTGGAGTGTATATGTTCAAGAATATCAAACAAATTGATTTTGCCGATTTTTCGGAAGCGATTCCGGCTTTCCTGACTATTATCTTAATGCCTTTAACTTACAGTATTTCCATTGGTTTATCGTTTGGATTTATCTCGTATGTGGTATTGAAAGCTGTGGCAGGTAAGTACAAGGAGGTTTCCTGGCTGATGTGGGTTATTGCTGTATTGTCAGTAATAAACCTGTGGTTTGGAGTATAA
- the atpH gene encoding ATP synthase F1 subunit delta, whose product MDQSAITVRYAKAFFSTAKEKKLLDKLKTDIQLVMDVCKSSEDFILLLESPVVKSSKKAALVKSIFEGKIEEISLNFLLLIVQNKREVHIPGICRNFLDLTRKDLNIKSAVLTTASEVNASTLKKVEELLGKELNATIELSAQVNPDILGGLILRMDDKQYDASVATQLRKVKQTLLETEL is encoded by the coding sequence ATGGACCAGAGCGCAATAACTGTACGATACGCCAAAGCTTTCTTTTCAACAGCCAAAGAGAAAAAACTGCTCGATAAGCTAAAAACCGATATCCAGTTGGTTATGGATGTCTGCAAATCATCGGAAGATTTTATTCTTTTACTGGAAAGCCCCGTCGTAAAATCATCAAAAAAGGCAGCCTTGGTAAAAAGTATTTTCGAAGGTAAAATCGAAGAGATCAGTCTTAACTTTTTATTGCTGATCGTTCAAAACAAACGCGAAGTACACATTCCGGGTATCTGCCGTAATTTTCTGGATCTTACACGTAAAGACCTCAATATTAAATCGGCCGTTCTTACAACAGCTTCTGAAGTTAATGCTTCTACACTTAAAAAGGTGGAAGAACTGTTGGGAAAAGAGCTGAATGCTACTATTGAGTTATCGGCTCAGGTAAATCCCGATATTCTGGGTGGCCTGATATTGCGAATGGATGATAAACAGTATGATGCCAGCGTGGCAACCCAATTACGAAAGGTAAAACAAACCTTGTTAGAAACCGAATTATAA
- a CDS encoding nuclear transport factor 2 family protein has translation MKKFAVLLIATLLAITSFAQKKNGTVFNEHETIDVTRGFWNAVKNGDTEKVKTFFADSIMIIRNGNDWKTSAENFSKNTSYWTNNFVNFNVEDTPGAYPDAIEYKDGKMWVQDWLLLTGTNEKTGINLDLHMHCLYAFNDDGKIATFIQYYNNNVFEDIRNAQTIRENGKVYINHPYIATVRKLLNTYVDEDVEGLKGFFTEDAIFSSLAGGYDETMNLEERTADVASHFATRKDIHFEQVGYPDCIFYELNNGYVVYSWWNYSYTDEESGKKVEMPLMLSHSFNDDGKIVREMVYFSTNHVTD, from the coding sequence ATGAAAAAATTTGCTGTATTGCTAATCGCAACTCTCCTTGCAATTACATCATTCGCTCAAAAGAAAAATGGTACCGTGTTTAACGAACACGAAACCATAGACGTGACAAGAGGCTTTTGGAATGCCGTTAAAAATGGTGACACCGAAAAAGTAAAAACGTTTTTTGCCGACTCGATAATGATTATACGGAACGGCAATGACTGGAAAACCTCGGCTGAGAACTTTAGTAAAAACACGAGTTACTGGACCAATAACTTTGTGAATTTTAATGTTGAAGATACGCCGGGTGCCTATCCTGATGCAATAGAATATAAAGATGGAAAAATGTGGGTTCAGGATTGGCTGCTGCTCACCGGAACAAACGAAAAAACAGGTATAAACCTGGATCTGCATATGCACTGTTTATACGCTTTTAACGATGATGGAAAAATTGCCACTTTCATTCAATACTATAACAATAATGTTTTCGAGGACATTCGGAATGCTCAAACAATCCGCGAAAATGGAAAGGTTTACATCAACCACCCCTACATAGCAACAGTAAGAAAATTACTTAATACATATGTTGATGAAGATGTAGAAGGCTTAAAAGGATTCTTTACTGAAGATGCCATTTTCAGTAGTTTGGCAGGAGGCTACGATGAAACTATGAACCTGGAAGAAAGAACTGCAGATGTTGCCAGCCATTTTGCCACCAGAAAGGATATCCATTTTGAACAGGTTGGCTACCCGGATTGTATTTTCTACGAACTGAATAACGGATATGTAGTTTATTCGTGGTGGAATTATTCGTACACCGATGAAGAAAGTGGTAAAAAAGTGGAGATGCCTTTAATGCTCTCTCATTCATTTAACGATGACGGAAAAATAGTTCGCGAAATGGTCTATTTTAGCACAAATCATGTAACAGATTAA
- a CDS encoding polymer-forming cytoskeletal protein: MAKQNTRTFGETPDQAINILGEGTLIKGDISASSDIRIDGQLVGNLEAKGRVVIGPKGNIEGTVKCNNVEIAGFIKGKVTVDELLNMKASAKIEGDIVAGKLAVEPGATFTGTCAMGGTSAPAKVDAKEKTLYNQKD; this comes from the coding sequence ATGGCAAAACAAAACACAAGAACGTTTGGCGAAACCCCCGATCAAGCGATTAACATTTTAGGTGAAGGAACACTCATTAAAGGCGATATTTCGGCAAGTAGCGACATTCGCATTGATGGGCAACTGGTTGGAAACCTGGAAGCAAAAGGCAGAGTTGTTATTGGCCCAAAAGGCAATATCGAGGGCACAGTAAAATGCAATAATGTTGAGATCGCCGGTTTTATAAAAGGTAAAGTTACTGTTGATGAGCTTTTGAACATGAAAGCCTCGGCAAAAATTGAAGGCGATATTGTTGCCGGGAAACTGGCCGTTGAACCCGGTGCAACTTTTACCGGTACCTGCGCCATGGGCGGAACCAGTGCTCCTGCAAAAGTAGATGCAAAAGAAAAAACCTTATACAACCAAAAAGACTAA
- a CDS encoding AtpZ/AtpI family protein, with the protein MQKKKPYTTKKTNSFIRYSSLGFEMMAIIGGFTLLGYKIDQWMNNEFKGFTLTLVIFGVIASIIYGVKNLLKPDNKSKKRKRK; encoded by the coding sequence ATGCAAAAGAAAAAACCTTATACAACCAAAAAGACTAATTCTTTTATTCGCTATTCCAGCCTCGGTTTCGAGATGATGGCAATTATCGGAGGATTTACTCTTCTGGGCTACAAAATCGACCAATGGATGAATAACGAGTTTAAAGGATTTACGCTTACACTGGTTATATTTGGTGTAATTGCATCAATCATTTATGGTGTAAAAAACCTGTTGAAACCGGATAATAAATCGAAAAAACGAAAAAGGAAATGA
- the atpA gene encoding F0F1 ATP synthase subunit alpha, with protein MANIKPAEVSEILKQQLEGFKSVAELEEVGTVLQVGDGIARIYGLSNVESNEMIEFENGMKGIVLNLEEDNVGAVLLGPTEEIKEGDTVKRTRRIASINVGEGLLGRVVNTIGEAIDGKGALSGELFEMPLERKAPGVIFRQPVKEPLQTGLKAVDAMIPIGRGQRELIIGDRQTGKTAVAIDTIINQREFYEQGNPVYCIYVAVGQKGSTVANIAATLEKAGAMAYTVIVMATASDPAALQFYAPYAGAAIGEYFRDTGRHALIIYDDLSKQAVSYREVSLLLRRPPGREAYPGDVFYLHSRLLERAAKIIESDEIAKNMNDLPECLKDKVKGGGSLTALPIIETQAGDVSAYIPTNVISITDGQIFLESNLFNSGIRPAINVGISVSRVGGSAQIKSMKKISGTLKLDQAQFRELEAFSKFGSDLDAATMRVLDKGRKNVEILKQGQYSPVKVEHQAAIIYCGTNELLRSVPIDKVKEFEADFLETMEMSHRPVLDELKTGKLTPEIEETIRKVAAETAEKYK; from the coding sequence ATGGCTAATATAAAACCTGCTGAAGTATCTGAAATTCTAAAGCAACAACTCGAAGGATTTAAATCGGTAGCCGAACTGGAAGAAGTTGGCACCGTTCTGCAAGTCGGCGACGGCATTGCACGTATTTATGGACTTTCGAACGTGGAATCGAATGAGATGATCGAATTCGAAAACGGAATGAAAGGCATTGTATTGAACCTTGAAGAAGACAATGTTGGTGCTGTACTTTTAGGTCCTACAGAAGAAATTAAAGAAGGTGATACCGTAAAACGTACACGTCGTATTGCATCGATTAATGTTGGTGAAGGCTTGCTTGGCCGTGTGGTAAATACCATTGGTGAAGCAATTGATGGAAAAGGTGCACTAAGCGGCGAACTTTTTGAAATGCCTTTGGAAAGGAAAGCGCCGGGGGTAATTTTCCGTCAGCCGGTAAAAGAACCGCTGCAAACAGGATTAAAAGCTGTTGATGCGATGATTCCGATCGGCCGTGGTCAGCGTGAGTTGATTATTGGCGACCGTCAGACAGGAAAAACCGCAGTAGCCATCGACACCATTATTAACCAACGCGAATTCTACGAACAGGGAAATCCGGTTTATTGTATATATGTGGCAGTTGGCCAGAAAGGTTCTACAGTTGCAAATATTGCCGCTACGCTTGAAAAAGCCGGTGCAATGGCCTATACCGTTATTGTTATGGCAACTGCATCAGATCCTGCCGCATTGCAGTTTTATGCACCCTATGCAGGTGCAGCTATCGGTGAATATTTCCGCGATACCGGTCGTCATGCATTAATTATTTACGATGACCTTTCGAAACAGGCCGTTTCATATCGTGAGGTGTCACTTCTACTTCGCCGTCCACCGGGTCGCGAAGCTTATCCGGGCGATGTTTTCTATTTGCACTCGCGCCTGTTGGAGCGTGCGGCAAAAATCATCGAATCGGATGAGATTGCAAAAAACATGAACGACTTACCGGAGTGTTTGAAAGATAAAGTAAAAGGTGGTGGTTCGTTAACCGCACTTCCTATTATTGAAACACAGGCCGGCGACGTTTCTGCATATATTCCAACCAACGTAATTTCGATTACCGACGGTCAGATCTTCCTGGAATCGAACCTGTTTAACTCGGGTATTCGCCCGGCGATTAACGTTGGTATCTCGGTATCGCGTGTTGGTGGTAGTGCACAGATCAAATCGATGAAGAAGATCTCGGGTACATTAAAACTCGACCAGGCACAGTTCCGCGAACTGGAAGCATTTTCTAAATTTGGTTCCGATTTGGATGCCGCTACAATGCGTGTACTTGATAAGGGACGTAAAAATGTGGAAATCCTGAAACAGGGACAGTATTCGCCTGTAAAAGTTGAACACCAGGCAGCCATTATCTATTGCGGAACCAACGAGTTGCTTCGTAGTGTGCCAATTGATAAGGTGAAAGAGTTTGAAGCCGATTTCCTGGAAACAATGGAAATGTCGCACCGCCCGGTTCTTGATGAACTGAAAACCGGTAAACTTACTCCTGAAATTGAGGAAACCATTAGAAAAGTAGCTGCAGAAACAGCAGAGAAATATAAATAA
- a CDS encoding DUF5020 family protein has product MKKVLLAMAFVAFMFSVNAQNVQLHYDFGEGRKMLTSTVEMFRPDAYGSTFFFIDMDYGADGTGIDNGISLAYWEIARAFKWNETQKFMPRVEYNGGTMKLAPEDAPWIPIENCWLAGVERTWASADFSKILTLQANYKYIKDKEDAAFQLTAVWTVQMAEGKVTFTGFADFWKEEMFWGTDYRLLTEPQLWYNPCKNFSFGTEIELSNNFVGDEFAVKPTLAVKYTF; this is encoded by the coding sequence ATGAAAAAAGTACTACTTGCAATGGCTTTTGTTGCATTTATGTTTTCTGTTAATGCCCAAAATGTACAGTTACACTACGATTTCGGTGAAGGCCGAAAAATGCTGACCTCAACAGTTGAAATGTTCCGTCCCGACGCTTACGGTTCGACATTCTTTTTCATCGACATGGATTATGGTGCTGATGGAACAGGTATCGACAATGGTATTTCGTTAGCTTACTGGGAAATTGCGCGTGCTTTTAAATGGAACGAAACGCAGAAATTTATGCCACGTGTTGAATACAACGGCGGAACAATGAAGCTTGCACCTGAAGATGCTCCCTGGATTCCGATCGAAAACTGCTGGTTGGCTGGTGTTGAACGTACCTGGGCTTCGGCTGATTTCTCTAAGATTTTAACCTTGCAGGCCAATTACAAGTACATTAAGGATAAAGAAGATGCAGCTTTTCAGTTAACAGCTGTATGGACCGTACAAATGGCCGAAGGAAAAGTTACTTTCACCGGTTTTGCTGATTTCTGGAAAGAAGAAATGTTCTGGGGAACTGACTACCGTTTATTAACTGAGCCTCAATTGTGGTACAACCCATGTAAAAACTTCTCGTTTGGTACTGAAATCGAGTTAAGCAACAACTTTGTTGGAGACGAATTTGCTGTGAAGCCAACGCTGGCTGTTAAATACACATTCTAA